One Cinclus cinclus chromosome 24, bCinCin1.1, whole genome shotgun sequence genomic window carries:
- the STAT3 gene encoding signal transducer and activator of transcription 3 isoform X3, translated as MAQWNQLQQLDTRYLEQLHQLYSDSFPMELRQFLAPWIESQDWAYAASKESHATLVFHNLLGEIDQQYSRFLQESNVLYQHNLRRIKQFLQSRYLEKPMEIARIVARCLWEESRLLQTAATAAQQGGQATHPTAAVVTEKQQMLEQHLQDVRKRVQDLEQKMKVVENLQDDFDFNYKTLKSQGDMQDLNGNSQSVTRQKMQQLEQMLTALDQMRRGIVSELAGLLSAMEYVQKMLADEELADWKRRQQIACIGGPPNICLDRLENWITSLAESQLQTRQQIKKLEELQQKVSYKGDPIVQHRPMLEERIVELFRNLMKSAFVVERQPCMPMHPDRPLVIKTGVQFTTKVRLLVKFPELNYQLKIKVCIDKDSGDVAALRGSRKFNILGTNTKVMNMEESNNGSLSAEFKHLTLREQRCGNGGRANCDASLIVTEELHLITFETEVYHQGLKIDLETHSLPVVVISNICQMPNAWASILWYNMLTNNPKNVNFFTKPPIGTWDQVAEVLSWQFSSTTKRGLSIEQLTTLAEKLLGPGVNYSGCQITWAKFCKENMAGKGFSFWVWLDNIIDLVKKYILALWNEGYIMGFISKERERAILSTKPPGTFLLRFSESSKEGGITFTWVEKDISGKTQIQSVEPYTKQQLNNMSFAEIIMGYKIMDATNILVSPLVYLYPDIPKEEAFGKYCRSESQEHSEATDSGSAAPYLKTKFICVTPNTIDLPMSPRTLDSLMQFGNSSEGAESNAGGQFESLTFDMELTPECASSPM; from the exons ATGGCGCAGTGGAACCAGCTACAGCAGCTCGACACGCGGTACCTGGAGCAACTCCACCAGCTCTACAGTGACAGCTTCCCCATGGAGCTCCGGCAGTTCCTGGCCCCGTGGATTGAAAGCCAGGACTG GGCATACGCTGCCAGCAAGGAGTCGCATGCCACGCTGGTGTTCCACAACCTGCTGGGGGAGATTGACCAGCAGTACAGCCGCTTTCTGCAGGAGTCCAATGTCCTGTACCAGCACAACCTGCGCCGCATCAAACAGTTCCTGCAG AGCAGATACCTAGAGAAACCAATGGAAATAGCCCGTATCGTGGCTCGCTGCCTCTGGGAAGAGTCCCGGCTCCTCCAGAcagctgccactgcagcccAG CAAGGAGGACAGGCAACACATCCAACAGCAGCTGTggtgacagagaagcagcagatgcTGGAGCAGCATCTGCAGGATGTCAGGAAGAGGGTGCAG GATCTGGAGCAGAAGATGAAAGTGGTGGAGAATCTCCAGGATGACTTTGATTTTAACTACAAGACTTTGAAAAGCCAAGGAG ACATGCAGGACCTGAATGGGAACAGCCAGTCAGTGACCCGGCAGAagatgcagcagctggagcaaatGCTGACAGCACTGGACCAGATGCGCAGG GGCATAGTGAGCGAGCTGGCTGGGCTGCTGTCAGCCATGGAATATGTGCAGAAGATGCTGGCAGATGAGGAACTGGCAGACTGGAAGAGACGGCAGCAGATTGCCTGCATCGGTGGCCCACCCAATATCTGCCTGGACCGGCTTGAGAACTG GATAACTTCTCTTGCCGAATCACAGCTACAGACCCGACAGCAGATCAAGAAGTTGGAAGAACTGCAGCAAAAAGTATCCTATAAAGGTGACCCAATCGTCCAGCACCGGCCCATGCTGGAGGAGCGGATTGTGGAGCTGTTCAGGAACCTGATGAAAAG TGCTTTTGTCGTGGAGAGGCAGCCCTGCATGCCCATGCACCCTGACCGGCCCCTTGTCATCAAGACAGGTGTGCAGTTCACCACCAAAGTCAG GTTGTTGGTCAAGTTTCCAGAGCTGAACTATCAACTGAAAATCAAAGTCTGCATTGACAA GGACTCTGGGGATGTTGCAGCACTTCGGGG GTCCCGGAAGTTTAACATCCTGGGGACCAACACCAAGGTCATGAACATGGAGGAGTCGAACAATGGCAGCCTCTCAGCAGAATTCAAACACCTG ACCCTGCGGGAACAGCGGTGTGGAAATGGAGGCCGAGCTAACTGTGAT GCCTCACTAATAGTCACTGAGGAGCTGCATCTCATCACTTTTGAGACAGAGGTGTATCACCAGGGGCTGAAGATCGACCTGGAG ACCCACTCACTGCCTGTGGTGGTCATCTCCAACATCTGCCAGATGCCCAATGCCTGGGCATCTATCCTGTGGTACAACATGCTGACCAACAACCCTAAG AACGTGAACTTCTTCACGAAGCCACCCATTGGGACCTGGGACCAGGTGGCAGAGGTGCTGAGCTGGCAGTTCTCCTCTACCACCAAACGTGGTCTCAGCATCGAGCAGCTGACCACGCTGGCAGAAAAACTGCTGG GACCAGGTGTGAATTACTCTGGCTGTCAGATAACCTGGGCCAAGTTCTGCAAG GAGAACATGGCTGGCAAAGGCTTCTCTTTCTGGGTCTGGCTGGACAACATCATTGACTTGGTGAAGAAGTACATCCTGGCACTGTGGAACGAAGG GTACATCATGGGGTTCATCAGCAAGGAGCGGGAGCGAGCTATCCTGAGCACCAAGCCCCCAGGGACCTTTCTGCTGCGCTTCAGTGAGAGCAGCAAGGAAGGTGGCATCACCTTCACGTGGGTGGAGAAGGACATCAGTG GGAAGACACAGATCCAGTCGGTGGAGCCTTACaccaagcagcagctgaacaacATGTCGTTTGCGGAGATCATCATGGGCTACAAAATCATGGATGCCACCAACATCCTGGTGTCCCCACTGGTGTACCTATACCCAGACATCCCCAAGGAGGAGGCTTTTGGAAAGTACTGCCGCTCTGAGAGCCAGGAGCACTCGGAAGCAACGGACTCAGGTA gTGCTGCTCCGTACCTGAAGACCAAGTTCATCTGTGTCACCCC CAACACCATCGACCTGCCCATGTCCCCGCGCACCCTGGACTCGCTCATGCAGTTCGGCAACAGCAGCGAGGGCGCAGAGAGCAACGCGGGCGGGCAGTTCG AGTCGCTGACCTTCGACATGGAGCTGACCCCAGAGTGTGCGTCCTCACCCATGTGA
- the STAT3 gene encoding signal transducer and activator of transcription 3 isoform X2 encodes MAQWNQLQQLDTRYLEQLHQLYSDSFPMELRQFLAPWIESQDWAYAASKESHATLVFHNLLGEIDQQYSRFLQESNVLYQHNLRRIKQFLQSRYLEKPMEIARIVARCLWEESRLLQTAATAAQQGGQATHPTAAVVTEKQQMLEQHLQDVRKRVQDLEQKMKVVENLQDDFDFNYKTLKSQGDMQDLNGNSQSVTRQKMQQLEQMLTALDQMRRGIVSELAGLLSAMEYVQKMLADEELADWKRRQQIACIGGPPNICLDRLENWITSLAESQLQTRQQIKKLEELQQKVSYKGDPIVQHRPMLEERIVELFRNLMKSAFVVERQPCMPMHPDRPLVIKTGVQFTTKVRLLVKFPELNYQLKIKVCIDKDSGDVAALRGSRKFNILGTNTKVMNMEESNNGSLSAEFKHLTLREQRCGNGGRANCDASLIVTEELHLITFETEVYHQGLKIDLETHSLPVVVISNICQMPNAWASILWYNMLTNNPKNVNFFTKPPIGTWDQVAEVLSWQFSSTTKRGLSIEQLTTLAEKLLGPGVNYSGCQITWAKFCKENMAGKGFSFWVWLDNIIDLVKKYILALWNEGYIMGFISKERERAILSTKPPGTFLLRFSESSKEGGITFTWVEKDISGKTQIQSVEPYTKQQLNNMSFAEIIMGYKIMDATNILVSPLVYLYPDIPKEEAFGKYCRSESQEHSEATDSGAAPYLKTKFICVTPTSFSNTIDLPMSPRTLDSLMQFGNSSEGAESNAGGQFESLTFDMELTPECASSPM; translated from the exons ATGGCGCAGTGGAACCAGCTACAGCAGCTCGACACGCGGTACCTGGAGCAACTCCACCAGCTCTACAGTGACAGCTTCCCCATGGAGCTCCGGCAGTTCCTGGCCCCGTGGATTGAAAGCCAGGACTG GGCATACGCTGCCAGCAAGGAGTCGCATGCCACGCTGGTGTTCCACAACCTGCTGGGGGAGATTGACCAGCAGTACAGCCGCTTTCTGCAGGAGTCCAATGTCCTGTACCAGCACAACCTGCGCCGCATCAAACAGTTCCTGCAG AGCAGATACCTAGAGAAACCAATGGAAATAGCCCGTATCGTGGCTCGCTGCCTCTGGGAAGAGTCCCGGCTCCTCCAGAcagctgccactgcagcccAG CAAGGAGGACAGGCAACACATCCAACAGCAGCTGTggtgacagagaagcagcagatgcTGGAGCAGCATCTGCAGGATGTCAGGAAGAGGGTGCAG GATCTGGAGCAGAAGATGAAAGTGGTGGAGAATCTCCAGGATGACTTTGATTTTAACTACAAGACTTTGAAAAGCCAAGGAG ACATGCAGGACCTGAATGGGAACAGCCAGTCAGTGACCCGGCAGAagatgcagcagctggagcaaatGCTGACAGCACTGGACCAGATGCGCAGG GGCATAGTGAGCGAGCTGGCTGGGCTGCTGTCAGCCATGGAATATGTGCAGAAGATGCTGGCAGATGAGGAACTGGCAGACTGGAAGAGACGGCAGCAGATTGCCTGCATCGGTGGCCCACCCAATATCTGCCTGGACCGGCTTGAGAACTG GATAACTTCTCTTGCCGAATCACAGCTACAGACCCGACAGCAGATCAAGAAGTTGGAAGAACTGCAGCAAAAAGTATCCTATAAAGGTGACCCAATCGTCCAGCACCGGCCCATGCTGGAGGAGCGGATTGTGGAGCTGTTCAGGAACCTGATGAAAAG TGCTTTTGTCGTGGAGAGGCAGCCCTGCATGCCCATGCACCCTGACCGGCCCCTTGTCATCAAGACAGGTGTGCAGTTCACCACCAAAGTCAG GTTGTTGGTCAAGTTTCCAGAGCTGAACTATCAACTGAAAATCAAAGTCTGCATTGACAA GGACTCTGGGGATGTTGCAGCACTTCGGGG GTCCCGGAAGTTTAACATCCTGGGGACCAACACCAAGGTCATGAACATGGAGGAGTCGAACAATGGCAGCCTCTCAGCAGAATTCAAACACCTG ACCCTGCGGGAACAGCGGTGTGGAAATGGAGGCCGAGCTAACTGTGAT GCCTCACTAATAGTCACTGAGGAGCTGCATCTCATCACTTTTGAGACAGAGGTGTATCACCAGGGGCTGAAGATCGACCTGGAG ACCCACTCACTGCCTGTGGTGGTCATCTCCAACATCTGCCAGATGCCCAATGCCTGGGCATCTATCCTGTGGTACAACATGCTGACCAACAACCCTAAG AACGTGAACTTCTTCACGAAGCCACCCATTGGGACCTGGGACCAGGTGGCAGAGGTGCTGAGCTGGCAGTTCTCCTCTACCACCAAACGTGGTCTCAGCATCGAGCAGCTGACCACGCTGGCAGAAAAACTGCTGG GACCAGGTGTGAATTACTCTGGCTGTCAGATAACCTGGGCCAAGTTCTGCAAG GAGAACATGGCTGGCAAAGGCTTCTCTTTCTGGGTCTGGCTGGACAACATCATTGACTTGGTGAAGAAGTACATCCTGGCACTGTGGAACGAAGG GTACATCATGGGGTTCATCAGCAAGGAGCGGGAGCGAGCTATCCTGAGCACCAAGCCCCCAGGGACCTTTCTGCTGCGCTTCAGTGAGAGCAGCAAGGAAGGTGGCATCACCTTCACGTGGGTGGAGAAGGACATCAGTG GGAAGACACAGATCCAGTCGGTGGAGCCTTACaccaagcagcagctgaacaacATGTCGTTTGCGGAGATCATCATGGGCTACAAAATCATGGATGCCACCAACATCCTGGTGTCCCCACTGGTGTACCTATACCCAGACATCCCCAAGGAGGAGGCTTTTGGAAAGTACTGCCGCTCTGAGAGCCAGGAGCACTCGGAAGCAACGGACTCAG gTGCTGCTCCGTACCTGAAGACCAAGTTCATCTGTGTCACCCC CACCTCCTTCAGCAACACCATCGACCTGCCCATGTCCCCGCGCACCCTGGACTCGCTCATGCAGTTCGGCAACAGCAGCGAGGGCGCAGAGAGCAACGCGGGCGGGCAGTTCG AGTCGCTGACCTTCGACATGGAGCTGACCCCAGAGTGTGCGTCCTCACCCATGTGA
- the STAT3 gene encoding signal transducer and activator of transcription 3 isoform X5, with translation MAQWNQLQQLDTRYLEQLHQLYSDSFPMELRQFLAPWIESQDWAYAASKESHATLVFHNLLGEIDQQYSRFLQESNVLYQHNLRRIKQFLQSRYLEKPMEIARIVARCLWEESRLLQTAATAAQQGGQATHPTAAVVTEKQQMLEQHLQDVRKRVQDLEQKMKVVENLQDDFDFNYKTLKSQGDMQDLNGNSQSVTRQKMQQLEQMLTALDQMRRGIVSELAGLLSAMEYVQKMLADEELADWKRRQQIACIGGPPNICLDRLENWITSLAESQLQTRQQIKKLEELQQKVSYKGDPIVQHRPMLEERIVELFRNLMKSAFVVERQPCMPMHPDRPLVIKTGVQFTTKVRLLVKFPELNYQLKIKVCIDKDSGDVAALRGSRKFNILGTNTKVMNMEESNNGSLSAEFKHLTLREQRCGNGGRANCDASLIVTEELHLITFETEVYHQGLKIDLETHSLPVVVISNICQMPNAWASILWYNMLTNNPKNVNFFTKPPIGTWDQVAEVLSWQFSSTTKRGLSIEQLTTLAEKLLGPGVNYSGCQITWAKFCKENMAGKGFSFWVWLDNIIDLVKKYIMGFISKERERAILSTKPPGTFLLRFSESSKEGGITFTWVEKDISGKTQIQSVEPYTKQQLNNMSFAEIIMGYKIMDATNILVSPLVYLYPDIPKEEAFGKYCRSESQEHSEATDSGSAAPYLKTKFICVTPTSFSNTIDLPMSPRTLDSLMQFGNSSEGAESNAGGQFESLTFDMELTPECASSPM, from the exons ATGGCGCAGTGGAACCAGCTACAGCAGCTCGACACGCGGTACCTGGAGCAACTCCACCAGCTCTACAGTGACAGCTTCCCCATGGAGCTCCGGCAGTTCCTGGCCCCGTGGATTGAAAGCCAGGACTG GGCATACGCTGCCAGCAAGGAGTCGCATGCCACGCTGGTGTTCCACAACCTGCTGGGGGAGATTGACCAGCAGTACAGCCGCTTTCTGCAGGAGTCCAATGTCCTGTACCAGCACAACCTGCGCCGCATCAAACAGTTCCTGCAG AGCAGATACCTAGAGAAACCAATGGAAATAGCCCGTATCGTGGCTCGCTGCCTCTGGGAAGAGTCCCGGCTCCTCCAGAcagctgccactgcagcccAG CAAGGAGGACAGGCAACACATCCAACAGCAGCTGTggtgacagagaagcagcagatgcTGGAGCAGCATCTGCAGGATGTCAGGAAGAGGGTGCAG GATCTGGAGCAGAAGATGAAAGTGGTGGAGAATCTCCAGGATGACTTTGATTTTAACTACAAGACTTTGAAAAGCCAAGGAG ACATGCAGGACCTGAATGGGAACAGCCAGTCAGTGACCCGGCAGAagatgcagcagctggagcaaatGCTGACAGCACTGGACCAGATGCGCAGG GGCATAGTGAGCGAGCTGGCTGGGCTGCTGTCAGCCATGGAATATGTGCAGAAGATGCTGGCAGATGAGGAACTGGCAGACTGGAAGAGACGGCAGCAGATTGCCTGCATCGGTGGCCCACCCAATATCTGCCTGGACCGGCTTGAGAACTG GATAACTTCTCTTGCCGAATCACAGCTACAGACCCGACAGCAGATCAAGAAGTTGGAAGAACTGCAGCAAAAAGTATCCTATAAAGGTGACCCAATCGTCCAGCACCGGCCCATGCTGGAGGAGCGGATTGTGGAGCTGTTCAGGAACCTGATGAAAAG TGCTTTTGTCGTGGAGAGGCAGCCCTGCATGCCCATGCACCCTGACCGGCCCCTTGTCATCAAGACAGGTGTGCAGTTCACCACCAAAGTCAG GTTGTTGGTCAAGTTTCCAGAGCTGAACTATCAACTGAAAATCAAAGTCTGCATTGACAA GGACTCTGGGGATGTTGCAGCACTTCGGGG GTCCCGGAAGTTTAACATCCTGGGGACCAACACCAAGGTCATGAACATGGAGGAGTCGAACAATGGCAGCCTCTCAGCAGAATTCAAACACCTG ACCCTGCGGGAACAGCGGTGTGGAAATGGAGGCCGAGCTAACTGTGAT GCCTCACTAATAGTCACTGAGGAGCTGCATCTCATCACTTTTGAGACAGAGGTGTATCACCAGGGGCTGAAGATCGACCTGGAG ACCCACTCACTGCCTGTGGTGGTCATCTCCAACATCTGCCAGATGCCCAATGCCTGGGCATCTATCCTGTGGTACAACATGCTGACCAACAACCCTAAG AACGTGAACTTCTTCACGAAGCCACCCATTGGGACCTGGGACCAGGTGGCAGAGGTGCTGAGCTGGCAGTTCTCCTCTACCACCAAACGTGGTCTCAGCATCGAGCAGCTGACCACGCTGGCAGAAAAACTGCTGG GACCAGGTGTGAATTACTCTGGCTGTCAGATAACCTGGGCCAAGTTCTGCAAG GAGAACATGGCTGGCAAAGGCTTCTCTTTCTGGGTCTGGCTGGACAACATCATTGACTTGGTGAAGAA GTACATCATGGGGTTCATCAGCAAGGAGCGGGAGCGAGCTATCCTGAGCACCAAGCCCCCAGGGACCTTTCTGCTGCGCTTCAGTGAGAGCAGCAAGGAAGGTGGCATCACCTTCACGTGGGTGGAGAAGGACATCAGTG GGAAGACACAGATCCAGTCGGTGGAGCCTTACaccaagcagcagctgaacaacATGTCGTTTGCGGAGATCATCATGGGCTACAAAATCATGGATGCCACCAACATCCTGGTGTCCCCACTGGTGTACCTATACCCAGACATCCCCAAGGAGGAGGCTTTTGGAAAGTACTGCCGCTCTGAGAGCCAGGAGCACTCGGAAGCAACGGACTCAGGTA gTGCTGCTCCGTACCTGAAGACCAAGTTCATCTGTGTCACCCC CACCTCCTTCAGCAACACCATCGACCTGCCCATGTCCCCGCGCACCCTGGACTCGCTCATGCAGTTCGGCAACAGCAGCGAGGGCGCAGAGAGCAACGCGGGCGGGCAGTTCG AGTCGCTGACCTTCGACATGGAGCTGACCCCAGAGTGTGCGTCCTCACCCATGTGA
- the STAT3 gene encoding signal transducer and activator of transcription 3 isoform X4, which produces MAQWNQLQQLDTRYLEQLHQLYSDSFPMELRQFLAPWIESQDWAYAASKESHATLVFHNLLGEIDQQYSRFLQESNVLYQHNLRRIKQFLQSRYLEKPMEIARIVARCLWEESRLLQTAATAAQQGGQATHPTAAVVTEKQQMLEQHLQDVRKRVQDLEQKMKVVENLQDDFDFNYKTLKSQGDMQDLNGNSQSVTRQKMQQLEQMLTALDQMRRGIVSELAGLLSAMEYVQKMLADEELADWKRRQQIACIGGPPNICLDRLENWITSLAESQLQTRQQIKKLEELQQKVSYKGDPIVQHRPMLEERIVELFRNLMKSAFVVERQPCMPMHPDRPLVIKTGVQFTTKVRLLVKFPELNYQLKIKVCIDKDSGDVAALRGSRKFNILGTNTKVMNMEESNNGSLSAEFKHLTLREQRCGNGGRANCDASLIVTEELHLITFETEVYHQGLKIDLETHSLPVVVISNICQMPNAWASILWYNMLTNNPKPPIGTWDQVAEVLSWQFSSTTKRGLSIEQLTTLAEKLLGPGVNYSGCQITWAKFCKENMAGKGFSFWVWLDNIIDLVKKYILALWNEGYIMGFISKERERAILSTKPPGTFLLRFSESSKEGGITFTWVEKDISGKTQIQSVEPYTKQQLNNMSFAEIIMGYKIMDATNILVSPLVYLYPDIPKEEAFGKYCRSESQEHSEATDSGSAAPYLKTKFICVTPTSFSNTIDLPMSPRTLDSLMQFGNSSEGAESNAGGQFESLTFDMELTPECASSPM; this is translated from the exons ATGGCGCAGTGGAACCAGCTACAGCAGCTCGACACGCGGTACCTGGAGCAACTCCACCAGCTCTACAGTGACAGCTTCCCCATGGAGCTCCGGCAGTTCCTGGCCCCGTGGATTGAAAGCCAGGACTG GGCATACGCTGCCAGCAAGGAGTCGCATGCCACGCTGGTGTTCCACAACCTGCTGGGGGAGATTGACCAGCAGTACAGCCGCTTTCTGCAGGAGTCCAATGTCCTGTACCAGCACAACCTGCGCCGCATCAAACAGTTCCTGCAG AGCAGATACCTAGAGAAACCAATGGAAATAGCCCGTATCGTGGCTCGCTGCCTCTGGGAAGAGTCCCGGCTCCTCCAGAcagctgccactgcagcccAG CAAGGAGGACAGGCAACACATCCAACAGCAGCTGTggtgacagagaagcagcagatgcTGGAGCAGCATCTGCAGGATGTCAGGAAGAGGGTGCAG GATCTGGAGCAGAAGATGAAAGTGGTGGAGAATCTCCAGGATGACTTTGATTTTAACTACAAGACTTTGAAAAGCCAAGGAG ACATGCAGGACCTGAATGGGAACAGCCAGTCAGTGACCCGGCAGAagatgcagcagctggagcaaatGCTGACAGCACTGGACCAGATGCGCAGG GGCATAGTGAGCGAGCTGGCTGGGCTGCTGTCAGCCATGGAATATGTGCAGAAGATGCTGGCAGATGAGGAACTGGCAGACTGGAAGAGACGGCAGCAGATTGCCTGCATCGGTGGCCCACCCAATATCTGCCTGGACCGGCTTGAGAACTG GATAACTTCTCTTGCCGAATCACAGCTACAGACCCGACAGCAGATCAAGAAGTTGGAAGAACTGCAGCAAAAAGTATCCTATAAAGGTGACCCAATCGTCCAGCACCGGCCCATGCTGGAGGAGCGGATTGTGGAGCTGTTCAGGAACCTGATGAAAAG TGCTTTTGTCGTGGAGAGGCAGCCCTGCATGCCCATGCACCCTGACCGGCCCCTTGTCATCAAGACAGGTGTGCAGTTCACCACCAAAGTCAG GTTGTTGGTCAAGTTTCCAGAGCTGAACTATCAACTGAAAATCAAAGTCTGCATTGACAA GGACTCTGGGGATGTTGCAGCACTTCGGGG GTCCCGGAAGTTTAACATCCTGGGGACCAACACCAAGGTCATGAACATGGAGGAGTCGAACAATGGCAGCCTCTCAGCAGAATTCAAACACCTG ACCCTGCGGGAACAGCGGTGTGGAAATGGAGGCCGAGCTAACTGTGAT GCCTCACTAATAGTCACTGAGGAGCTGCATCTCATCACTTTTGAGACAGAGGTGTATCACCAGGGGCTGAAGATCGACCTGGAG ACCCACTCACTGCCTGTGGTGGTCATCTCCAACATCTGCCAGATGCCCAATGCCTGGGCATCTATCCTGTGGTACAACATGCTGACCAACAACCCTAAG CCACCCATTGGGACCTGGGACCAGGTGGCAGAGGTGCTGAGCTGGCAGTTCTCCTCTACCACCAAACGTGGTCTCAGCATCGAGCAGCTGACCACGCTGGCAGAAAAACTGCTGG GACCAGGTGTGAATTACTCTGGCTGTCAGATAACCTGGGCCAAGTTCTGCAAG GAGAACATGGCTGGCAAAGGCTTCTCTTTCTGGGTCTGGCTGGACAACATCATTGACTTGGTGAAGAAGTACATCCTGGCACTGTGGAACGAAGG GTACATCATGGGGTTCATCAGCAAGGAGCGGGAGCGAGCTATCCTGAGCACCAAGCCCCCAGGGACCTTTCTGCTGCGCTTCAGTGAGAGCAGCAAGGAAGGTGGCATCACCTTCACGTGGGTGGAGAAGGACATCAGTG GGAAGACACAGATCCAGTCGGTGGAGCCTTACaccaagcagcagctgaacaacATGTCGTTTGCGGAGATCATCATGGGCTACAAAATCATGGATGCCACCAACATCCTGGTGTCCCCACTGGTGTACCTATACCCAGACATCCCCAAGGAGGAGGCTTTTGGAAAGTACTGCCGCTCTGAGAGCCAGGAGCACTCGGAAGCAACGGACTCAGGTA gTGCTGCTCCGTACCTGAAGACCAAGTTCATCTGTGTCACCCC CACCTCCTTCAGCAACACCATCGACCTGCCCATGTCCCCGCGCACCCTGGACTCGCTCATGCAGTTCGGCAACAGCAGCGAGGGCGCAGAGAGCAACGCGGGCGGGCAGTTCG AGTCGCTGACCTTCGACATGGAGCTGACCCCAGAGTGTGCGTCCTCACCCATGTGA